From the Candidatus Cloacimonadota bacterium genome, the window GAGGATTTAACAAATAGATACGTAACAAGGCAAGCTATCGACAACCATGCGGTAAATAGCCTCTGTGCCCAATTCTTGCCAAAGATATGTTTCACATGAAACAATGTGCTGGCTAAGAACTGCCGATATGCCACCAATAGCCGATAAATAAAGCGCATGATATTGCCGAATTATGCTGTTAGTTTCTGCGCTTCGCTCGCCCTTTCCTATCATTACACGCAAGCCTGCCGCCAAAAACTCCGGCACATATCTATCCATACGATAGCTCGTGGTTGGACCTATCGCTCCACATATTTGCCCATCACCAGCAGGGCTGGGTCCACAATAGAATAGCGCAGTTTTGGAAATATCAAAGGGCAAATCGTCACCATTTTTGAGGATTTTGGCTAGACGCTTGTGCGCAGCATCTCTGGCGGTAAAGAGCTCGCCACTCAATAAAACCTTGTCTTTTGGTTTTAGTTTGCCGATTGTATCTATGTTTAATGGAAGAGTGAGCTCGAAGATGCGCACTTTAAAGCTCCACCCGTGTGTGGCGATGAACGTGGCATTGCATATTTACTGCCAAGGGAAGGGATGCTATGTGGCATGGAGCACTCTTAATATGAGCAGCTATTACCGTGATCTTGCCGCCTAAACCTTGCACCCCACAACCCTGTTTGTTTATTCTCTCAACTATTTGCTTTTCCATGTGGGCATATTCAGGAATCGAGTTTGCTCTGCCAAGCTTCTCGAATAGTGCTTTTTTTGCCAAGATTGGGGCAAGCTCAAAGTTTCCGCCAATGCCTATTCCTAATACTATAGGAGGACATGGTTTTGAACCGGCTTCAATTACTTTACTACAAATTAAATCTATAATCTCATCGCTTTCGGAGGAAGGATTGAGCATAACACTAAAACTCGTATTTTCGGCTCCTCCTCCTTTTTGTGCTATTTCGAGGATTAGGGAGTCTCCAGGTATGGATTCAATATGGACAAATGCCGGGACATTCGTGTTTGTATTCTTTCGCATAAAAAGAGGCTCTTGCACCATGCTTGCCCTTAAAGGAAGAGATTTTTGAGCGTCTCGAACAGCCTTGTTAATCGATTCTGTAAGCGGTTCTTCCAAACAGATGCCGACGCCTATTTGGGCAAAAACAATAGTAGTGCCGGTATCCTGACATAGGGGAATGCGATTTGCGGGGGAGAGTTTATGGTTCTCAAGAATTGCTTTAATTGCATCCCGAGCAAGCTCATCTTGTTCATATTGCAGAGCATTAACTAAGAATTTATGAAGCTCCGGATCTGGATTGTAGCTGATGTATTGAATTGCTTCAAAAACTGCGGCTATTATTTCTTTTGCCGGAATGCACCGCATTATAATCCCTTTTTACGTTTCATGAGATACTTAAGTAACAATCCGCTAATATCCTCTGTAGTGCAAACGGGATTGTATTCTACCTCAATCTGATGGCACGATTCTTTGATGTTTTGGTAAAATGATTTGTAGCGCTGTCGATATTCACCACTAATCTGCCAAGGATTCACTACAATCTTCTCACCGCTTTCGCTATCGATAAACTCAGTTTCTCGACGATAATCTAGCAATTGTTCGCGGGGATCGCAGATGTGAAATACAAGTACTTCATGCCGATGGTTACGAAAATGTTTTAAGGCTTGCATAATTTTATCGGCATCTTCCATTAAATCTGAGATGATGATAACGAGGCTGCGTTTCTTGATGCTTTCTGCTATTTGATGGAGCGGAGCTAAAATGTCTGTGCTTTCTCCGGGTTCGAGCAGAACTAAGCGGTTAAAAATCTGAGCAGTATAGCTGCGATAGGCTTTTGGGGCAAGAATAGAGGTAATTTTATGGTTAAATGTATACAGTCCAGCAGCGTCCTTTTGGGCAATCATCAGCCAGGCCAGAGCAGCAGCGAGGCGCTTGGCAAAGTCCATCTTGCTGGTTTCTTGGGAACCGAAAAACATCGATTTGCTATGATCTACAAGAATGTGACAGCGCAGATTTGTCTCTTCTTCATAACGCTTTACGTAAAACCTTCCGGTACGAGCCACCACTTTCCAATCTACATTTTTTAAAGATTCGCCGGGATTGTATTGGCGGTGATCGGCAAATTCTACACTAAAACCATGATAGGGAGATTTGTGTAAACCGATTAAGAAGCCTTCTACAATCTGTTTGGCACTAAGTTGCAAGCGGCTGAGTTGCGCCAGATGCTCATCACTTAAAAGTTGCATTTACTTATTCTTGGGCTGCCAAAGCAGGGCAAAAGGAATAATTACAACATAGGCTAAGATAAGGATTATGGGCGATATATCAATCTCATTAAAGGACATAATTACATATCCTACAATAAGTAATATTGCGGCAACAAGCAGGAGGAGAAAATTCATCCGGCCTAAGTTGATGCGGGATTGATCTTTTTTTGGCATGTTAACTCCTTGCAAATTTTACTACATTTAGGTTAAGCATAGATCTTGTCAAGAGCACATTTCCGAATTATGGAAACAAGAGTGCATTTGCATATAAACGAAATCTGATAGTTCTGAGCGCGATTTTGTGTTTGGCTGGTATGTTATGTCTAAAAAATGAATTTCTACTTCTATACGGTGGTTTATGAGCTTCATAAAATGAGCCGCAAAAGCCATATCTCCATACCATGCAATTATATCTCGCGTAGAATCATTGAGTTCATTACCGTCTAGCTTAGTATATTTGATGCATACCGGCAAGATTGGGCAATTTTCGTTTAAGGCAATTTGAAATAATGAACGGCGGAATTCTTTAATGTCTTTTCCGTTCGTGGAAGTTCCCTCCGGAAATAAAACTACTTTGAATCCGGCAGCGATGGTATCACTAAATATACTAATCTCTTCTTTGAGGCTTAAAGGATTCTTGC encodes:
- a CDS encoding fumarate hydratase C-terminal domain-containing protein, giving the protein MRIFELTLPLNIDTIGKLKPKDKVLLSGELFTARDAAHKRLAKILKNGDDLPFDISKTALFYCGPSPAGDGQICGAIGPTTSYRMDRYVPEFLAAGLRVMIGKGERSAETNSIIRQYHALYLSAIGGISAVLSQHIVSCETYLWQELGTEAIYRMVVDSLPCYVSIC
- a CDS encoding fumarate hydratase, with translation MRCIPAKEIIAAVFEAIQYISYNPDPELHKFLVNALQYEQDELARDAIKAILENHKLSPANRIPLCQDTGTTIVFAQIGVGICLEEPLTESINKAVRDAQKSLPLRASMVQEPLFMRKNTNTNVPAFVHIESIPGDSLILEIAQKGGGAENTSFSVMLNPSSESDEIIDLICSKVIEAGSKPCPPIVLGIGIGGNFELAPILAKKALFEKLGRANSIPEYAHMEKQIVERINKQGCGVQGLGGKITVIAAHIKSAPCHIASLPLAVNMQCHVHRHTRVEL
- a CDS encoding DUF58 domain-containing protein, producing MQLLSDEHLAQLSRLQLSAKQIVEGFLIGLHKSPYHGFSVEFADHRQYNPGESLKNVDWKVVARTGRFYVKRYEEETNLRCHILVDHSKSMFFGSQETSKMDFAKRLAAALAWLMIAQKDAAGLYTFNHKITSILAPKAYRSYTAQIFNRLVLLEPGESTDILAPLHQIAESIKKRSLVIIISDLMEDADKIMQALKHFRNHRHEVLVFHICDPREQLLDYRRETEFIDSESGEKIVVNPWQISGEYRQRYKSFYQNIKESCHQIEVEYNPVCTTEDISGLLLKYLMKRKKGL
- a CDS encoding 1-acyl-sn-glycerol-3-phosphate acyltransferase, translated to MKIIHLFWHLYLVCEYFLRAWIIGLLHRDPILKRHILARNVSHSARKFQKALGIKLNIFGLEKLLELRNKPYLLVANHSSYTDILILSALEEFVYITSVEMGNNPFLGAITRLGGCLYTDRKNPLSLKEEISIFSDTIAAGFKVVLFPEGTSTNGKDIKEFRRSLFQIALNENCPILPVCIKYTKLDGNELNDSTRDIIAWYGDMAFAAHFMKLINHRIEVEIHFLDITYQPNTKSRSELSDFVYMQMHSCFHNSEMCS